From a region of the Acidobacteriota bacterium genome:
- a CDS encoding CpaF family protein yields MELTAEIIQDTLGPLKPLLADPEMTDILVFSARKIYVRRRRSEFARFAGGWRSDEDLAICLEAISRFIKRKLDRDNPILDARLPDGSRVNVIMEPCYAAGGALVALRIHGQDPLGVDELMRLGAFDPAGLAVLKSIVAAGRNILISGGVGSGKTTLLNALCSFIPDGDLIVTGEDAREIRIGHELWAALESKKKIYADDTEYTLRDLVRNALRMNPRWLIVGEVRGPEAHDLCRAMNTGQAAIGTIHANSAFDALLALETLYLQSGLESSARAVRETIARAVHVVIQVEMLPDHSRKIVEIAEVHGLDRTAPDGPYTIAGLYRFRPDGMENRRVRGRFEVAGPPRYVERLRTFQPDAIPAFWRDGP; encoded by the coding sequence ATGGAGCTGACCGCCGAAATCATCCAGGACACGCTGGGACCGCTCAAGCCGCTCCTGGCCGATCCGGAGATGACCGACATCCTGGTCTTCAGCGCCCGGAAAATCTACGTCCGCCGCCGCCGCTCGGAATTCGCCCGGTTCGCCGGCGGCTGGCGCTCCGACGAGGACCTAGCCATCTGCCTGGAGGCCATCTCCCGCTTCATCAAGCGCAAGCTGGACCGGGACAACCCGATTCTGGACGCCCGGCTGCCCGACGGCTCCCGGGTCAACGTGATCATGGAGCCGTGCTACGCGGCCGGCGGGGCATTGGTGGCCCTGCGGATCCACGGCCAGGACCCGCTGGGGGTGGACGAACTGATGCGGCTGGGTGCGTTCGATCCGGCCGGGCTGGCCGTGCTGAAAAGCATCGTGGCCGCCGGCCGGAACATTCTGATCTCCGGCGGCGTGGGCAGCGGCAAGACCACCCTGCTCAACGCCCTGTGCAGCTTCATCCCGGACGGCGACCTGATCGTGACCGGGGAGGACGCGCGGGAGATCCGGATCGGCCACGAGCTCTGGGCCGCCCTGGAATCCAAGAAGAAGATCTACGCCGACGACACGGAATACACCCTGCGCGACCTGGTGCGCAACGCCCTGCGGATGAACCCGCGCTGGCTGATCGTGGGCGAGGTGCGGGGCCCGGAGGCGCACGACCTCTGCCGGGCGATGAACACCGGCCAGGCGGCCATCGGCACCATCCACGCCAACAGCGCCTTCGACGCGCTGCTGGCGCTGGAGACGCTGTACCTGCAGTCGGGCCTGGAATCGTCGGCGCGGGCGGTGCGGGAGACGATCGCCCGGGCGGTGCATGTGGTGATCCAGGTGGAGATGTTGCCCGACCACAGCCGGAAAATTGTCGAAATCGCCGAAGTGCACGGCCTGGACCGGACCGCGCCGGACGGCCCCTATACAATCGCCGGGCTGTACCGCTTCCGGCCCGACGGCATGGAAAACCGCCGCGTCCGCGGGCGGTTCGAAGTGGCGGGCCCGCCGCGGTACGTGGAGCGGCTGAGGACGTTCCAGCCGGATGCGATCCCGGCATTCTGGAGAGACGGCCCGTGA
- a CDS encoding TrbI/VirB10 family protein — MAAATGDRTGPAEERDAGRVSREDTHVFESRDELPGGGKPPRRPRAFLVAGGVGMVLLILLGVVILAALGNSGRPETTAPSADAQAQQKILAEIERKSRMNLKDRTLHQTDVLADPAAQTREMTPEAIAQQAAEAQHTRAEGNLMIRGILQQAAAQQDAALTAAPARPAEAADSRLLYRGAESRSADTRAAAEQRDKDYARERQTMFCYSRTMKQADLYDEPPARSGPAEMRPDRAEPEAADSAARLGAHNERAGDGGPPRLAGARVSQVAYGDRPAVRLYEGDFIDTVLQNRIVADTEPSPVVCYVAKDHFDPAGKWVVFPTGTRLIGLSQAVDYMGAARLFVKFNRMVLPNGSLVYFPESKKAARALDQTGAHGVVSKVNRHWMLQFGTALFVGAIEGLGAAAQQHTDPYSGRAYVIEDTTDNFEKILNTIMQRYTNIVPTITVDAGKKVKVYLADDVEISAYSRIDERSYAR, encoded by the coding sequence ATGGCTGCAGCAACCGGAGACCGGACCGGGCCGGCAGAGGAACGGGACGCCGGCCGGGTGTCCCGTGAGGACACGCACGTTTTCGAGTCGCGGGACGAGCTTCCGGGCGGCGGGAAGCCACCGCGCCGGCCCCGGGCCTTTCTGGTGGCCGGCGGCGTCGGCATGGTGCTGCTGATCCTCCTGGGCGTGGTCATCCTGGCCGCCCTGGGCAATTCCGGCCGGCCGGAGACAACGGCCCCGAGCGCCGACGCCCAGGCCCAGCAGAAGATCCTGGCGGAAATCGAGCGGAAAAGCCGGATGAACCTGAAGGACCGGACGCTGCACCAGACGGACGTCCTGGCCGATCCGGCGGCGCAGACCCGGGAGATGACGCCGGAAGCCATCGCCCAGCAGGCGGCCGAAGCCCAACATACGAGGGCCGAGGGCAACCTGATGATTCGCGGCATCCTGCAGCAGGCGGCGGCGCAGCAGGACGCGGCCCTGACGGCGGCGCCGGCCCGGCCGGCGGAGGCGGCCGACAGCCGCCTGCTGTACCGCGGCGCGGAGTCCCGGAGTGCCGACACCCGGGCCGCCGCCGAACAACGGGACAAGGACTACGCCCGGGAACGGCAGACCATGTTCTGCTACTCGCGGACGATGAAGCAGGCCGATCTGTATGACGAACCGCCGGCCCGGTCGGGCCCGGCGGAGATGCGCCCGGACAGGGCCGAGCCGGAGGCGGCGGATTCCGCCGCCCGCCTCGGCGCGCACAACGAACGGGCAGGGGACGGCGGCCCGCCCCGCCTCGCGGGCGCCCGGGTCTCCCAGGTCGCCTATGGCGACCGGCCGGCGGTGCGGTTGTATGAGGGCGACTTCATCGACACGGTGCTGCAAAACCGCATCGTGGCCGACACGGAACCCTCGCCGGTGGTGTGCTACGTCGCCAAGGACCACTTCGATCCGGCCGGGAAATGGGTCGTGTTCCCGACCGGCACCCGGCTGATCGGGCTCAGCCAGGCGGTCGATTACATGGGGGCCGCGCGGCTGTTTGTCAAATTCAACCGCATGGTGCTGCCCAACGGCAGCCTGGTCTATTTCCCGGAGTCGAAAAAGGCCGCCCGGGCGCTGGATCAAACCGGCGCCCACGGCGTCGTGTCCAAGGTGAACCGCCACTGGATGCTGCAGTTCGGCACGGCGCTGTTCGTGGGCGCCATCGAGGGACTCGGGGCGGCCGCCCAGCAGCACACCGACCCCTACTCCGGCCGGGCCTACGTCATCGAGGACACCACCGACAACTTCGAGAAGATCCTCAACACCATCATGCAGCGCTACACCAACATCGTCCCCACCATCACCGTGGACGCCGGCAAGAAGGTCAAGGTGTACCTGGCCGACGATGTGGAAATCAGCGCCTACAGCCGGATCGACGAGCGGAGCTATGCGCGTTAA
- a CDS encoding TrbG/VirB9 family P-type conjugative transfer protein produces the protein MNRIVVGAVLGLALGVCALGVTLRTLVANFDGENEDTVYPVVSPVGIGTTFKLPEGARIQDFVVSDSKLFFGQSNGTIAVIKALAENKETTAVVHTDSGATYVFLVSPAPAPVADTLVVIEAHDKNLFRQTVAGEVRRQTENLERSHQVELDKQLEAQRLHLLAKVQSNYRIQGDAFPVERVADDGVFTYIFMPRAQVKPAVYLLGRGAKKDQLEPLAYTDQGGYYRVSHVLGHAADRLVLKLDKQTVDITREGR, from the coding sequence ATGAACCGAATCGTGGTGGGGGCGGTTCTCGGGCTGGCGCTCGGCGTCTGCGCCCTCGGCGTGACGCTGCGGACGCTGGTGGCCAACTTCGACGGGGAGAACGAAGACACGGTCTATCCGGTGGTGTCGCCGGTGGGGATTGGCACCACCTTCAAGCTGCCCGAGGGGGCACGGATTCAGGACTTCGTGGTGTCGGATTCCAAGCTGTTCTTCGGCCAGTCCAACGGCACCATCGCCGTCATCAAGGCCCTGGCCGAGAACAAGGAGACCACCGCCGTGGTGCACACGGACAGCGGCGCGACCTACGTGTTTCTGGTGTCGCCCGCGCCGGCGCCGGTCGCCGACACGCTGGTGGTGATCGAGGCGCACGACAAGAACCTGTTCCGGCAAACCGTCGCCGGAGAGGTCCGCCGGCAGACGGAGAATCTGGAGCGGAGCCACCAGGTGGAACTGGACAAGCAACTGGAGGCCCAGCGGCTGCACCTGCTGGCCAAGGTGCAGAGCAACTACCGGATCCAGGGCGACGCCTTCCCGGTGGAGCGGGTGGCCGATGACGGCGTGTTTACGTACATTTTCATGCCGCGGGCCCAGGTCAAGCCGGCGGTGTACCTGCTGGGCCGGGGGGCCAAAAAGGACCAGCTCGAGCCGCTGGCCTACACCGATCAGGGCGGGTATTACCGGGTCAGCCACGTGCTCGGCCATGCCGCCGACCGGCTCGTGCTGAAGCTGGACAAACAGACCGTGGACATCACCCGCGAGGGGCGATGA